In Chryseobacterium viscerum, one DNA window encodes the following:
- a CDS encoding GlmU family protein, translating to MQLVFSDAQYWEDFLPLTFTRPVAAMRCGILTFSERWQKILENTEVSFFTEMYLQDKFKSPEEKESLFLVPNFLPTETVIQQIKDLKQGEALVYEDELIAAKINMKGFSLNQIEKMTDIKEDLIFFKRPKDLFTYNHHAIDFDFDLLTKGRISQELSSTNGFLGDKKDLFIEEGAEIEFSTLNTKTGKIYIGKNAEVMEGCHLRGPITLGEDSKFNLGAKIYGATTIGPHCKVGGEVNNIIIFGYTSKGHEGFVGNSVIGEWCNFGADTNSSNLKNNYSHVKLWNYRTKAFEDTGLQFAGLIMGDHSKTAINTQLNTGTVIGVASNIFKPGFPPNLVESFSWGGLKDDEKFRLDKVYEVAERAMARRKIPLTEEDKAILKHIFDTY from the coding sequence ATGCAATTAGTATTTTCAGACGCACAATATTGGGAAGACTTTCTTCCGCTTACTTTTACACGCCCGGTTGCTGCTATGCGATGCGGAATCCTTACTTTCTCTGAAAGATGGCAGAAAATCCTTGAAAACACGGAGGTTTCATTCTTCACAGAAATGTATCTTCAGGATAAATTTAAAAGTCCGGAGGAAAAAGAAAGTCTCTTTTTAGTTCCGAATTTCCTTCCAACGGAAACTGTAATTCAACAGATTAAAGATCTTAAACAGGGAGAAGCGTTGGTTTATGAAGATGAGTTGATCGCAGCTAAAATCAATATGAAAGGTTTTTCTCTGAATCAGATTGAGAAAATGACAGATATCAAAGAGGATTTGATTTTCTTCAAAAGACCAAAAGACCTGTTTACCTATAATCATCATGCAATTGATTTTGATTTTGATCTGCTTACGAAAGGAAGAATTTCACAGGAATTATCTTCAACTAATGGTTTCTTAGGTGATAAAAAAGATCTGTTTATTGAAGAAGGTGCCGAAATAGAATTCTCCACACTGAATACTAAGACCGGTAAAATTTATATCGGTAAAAATGCTGAAGTAATGGAAGGCTGCCACCTTCGCGGGCCTATCACTCTTGGAGAAGATTCTAAGTTTAATCTTGGGGCTAAAATTTATGGTGCAACCACTATCGGTCCACATTGTAAAGTAGGCGGAGAAGTGAATAATATTATCATTTTCGGTTACACGAGCAAGGGGCATGAAGGTTTCGTTGGAAACTCTGTAATCGGGGAATGGTGTAACTTCGGTGCTGATACCAATTCTTCCAATCTTAAAAATAATTACAGCCATGTGAAACTTTGGAATTACAGAACGAAAGCTTTTGAAGATACTGGATTACAGTTCGCAGGTTTGATCATGGGAGATCACTCCAAAACAGCTATCAACACTCAGTTGAATACCGGAACAGTAATTGGAGTAGCTTCCAATATCTTCAAACCAGGTTTTCCACCCAATCTTGTGGAAAGCTTTTCATGGGGTGGATTGAAAGATGATGAAAAGTTCAGACTGGATAAAGTATATGAAGTAGCAGAAAGGGCAATGGCAAGGAGAAAAATCCCTTTAACAGAAGAGGATAAAGCAATTCTGAAACATATTTTTGATACGTATTAA
- a CDS encoding type B 50S ribosomal protein L31: MKNGIHPENYRLVVFKDMSNDEVFLCKSTAETKDTIEFEGQEYPLIKMEISSTSHPFYTGKVKLVDTAGRVDKFMNKYKKFAK; this comes from the coding sequence ATGAAAAACGGAATCCACCCAGAAAATTATAGACTTGTTGTTTTCAAAGATATGAGTAACGACGAGGTGTTTCTTTGCAAGTCTACTGCAGAAACAAAAGACACTATCGAGTTCGAAGGACAAGAGTATCCTCTAATCAAAATGGAAATCTCTTCAACTTCTCACCCTTTCTACACTGGTAAAGTAAAATTAGTTGACACTGCAGGTAGAGTTGATAAGTTCATGAACAAATACAAAAAATTCGCTAAGTAA
- a CDS encoding nucleotide pyrophosphohydrolase: MEITQLQQQVDEWIKTIGVRYFNELTNMAMLTEEVGEVARIIARRYGEQSEKESDKNKDLGEELADVLFVTLCLANQTGVNLQDAFDRKMKIKTDRDKDRHQNNEKLK; this comes from the coding sequence ATGGAAATTACCCAGTTACAACAGCAGGTAGATGAATGGATCAAAACCATTGGTGTAAGATATTTTAATGAACTTACCAATATGGCAATGCTGACAGAAGAAGTAGGTGAAGTAGCAAGAATCATTGCCAGGAGGTATGGTGAACAAAGCGAAAAGGAAAGCGATAAGAATAAAGATCTTGGTGAAGAACTGGCAGACGTACTTTTTGTAACGTTATGTCTGGCCAATCAAACGGGAGTGAACCTGCAGGACGCTTTTGACAGAAAAATGAAAATCAAGACTGACCGGGATAAAGACCGGCATCAGAATAATGAAAAACTTAAATAA
- a CDS encoding alkaline phosphatase, whose translation MKLSKILAVLVLAVFSENQAQNYLNYNVGNAHSHNDYMQEIPFWQAYYANFGSIEADVFLVKGNLWVAHTEKELSADRTLENLYLDNISKQIKLNKGNIYPDAGKKLQLLIDIKQDYKSSLAALVSTLKKYPGITGNPGIKIVITGGRPQPADFQNYPDYLYFDGDLDKNYSADQLKRIGMFSADLPGLVKWNGKGIPRDEETAKIKTAVEKAHSQQKPVRFYGAPDFPNAWVNFMDMGVDYINTDHIPDLKKFMNTIPKNFYKNTKEYATYTPTYQSDGVEKKVKNVILLIPDGTSLPQYYAAFTANKGKLNVFNMKATGLSKTNSSNAYITDSAPGSTAFATGVKTKNTFVGVDNMGKALAQIPDIIFEKGMVSGLISTGDVTDATPADFYAHSDNRNSSEPILKDFADSKAKILIGGPTSGLSQENLQKFKEAKIDLFQDLKSVTKINNRTLVIDPLASQRITNGRGNWLADAFDLTLNDLKNNKKGFFMMIEASQTDGGGHSNNIEQLVTELLDFDHVVGKAMKFADENKETLVIVVGDHETGGLTLLDGSLKEGWVFGNFSTNDHTSIPSSVFAYGPNSKEFTGLFENTEIFNKILAAYGIKK comes from the coding sequence ATGAAACTATCAAAAATATTAGCGGTATTGGTTTTGGCTGTTTTTTCCGAAAATCAGGCTCAGAATTATTTAAATTACAATGTAGGGAATGCGCATTCGCATAATGATTATATGCAGGAAATCCCTTTCTGGCAGGCTTATTATGCCAACTTCGGTTCCATTGAGGCAGATGTTTTTCTGGTAAAAGGAAATCTTTGGGTAGCTCATACCGAAAAAGAACTTTCGGCAGACAGGACACTGGAAAATCTTTATCTCGATAATATTTCAAAGCAGATTAAGCTGAACAAAGGAAATATTTACCCTGATGCAGGTAAGAAACTTCAATTGCTGATTGATATTAAGCAGGATTATAAATCATCATTGGCTGCTTTAGTAAGTACATTAAAGAAATATCCGGGAATCACGGGAAATCCCGGAATTAAAATTGTTATCACCGGAGGAAGACCTCAGCCTGCAGATTTTCAAAACTATCCAGACTATCTTTACTTTGATGGAGATCTAGATAAAAATTATTCTGCAGATCAGCTGAAAAGAATCGGGATGTTCAGTGCAGACCTTCCGGGATTGGTAAAATGGAATGGAAAAGGAATTCCAAGAGATGAAGAAACGGCAAAAATTAAAACTGCTGTGGAAAAAGCACATTCTCAGCAAAAGCCAGTGCGTTTCTATGGTGCCCCGGACTTTCCGAATGCATGGGTGAATTTTATGGATATGGGAGTAGATTATATCAATACTGATCATATTCCGGATCTTAAAAAATTCATGAATACTATTCCGAAAAACTTTTATAAGAATACAAAAGAATACGCCACTTATACTCCAACTTATCAATCAGATGGAGTGGAGAAAAAAGTGAAGAATGTGATTCTTCTTATTCCGGACGGAACTTCTTTGCCACAATATTATGCTGCTTTTACCGCAAATAAAGGAAAGCTGAATGTCTTCAATATGAAAGCAACAGGGCTCTCCAAAACCAATTCATCCAACGCTTACATTACAGATTCAGCACCGGGTTCTACAGCATTTGCAACTGGTGTGAAAACTAAAAATACGTTTGTGGGAGTTGACAATATGGGAAAGGCACTCGCACAAATTCCTGATATTATTTTTGAAAAAGGAATGGTTTCCGGGCTGATTTCTACAGGAGATGTTACAGATGCAACTCCTGCAGATTTCTATGCCCATTCGGATAACAGAAACAGTTCAGAACCTATCCTGAAAGACTTTGCGGATTCAAAAGCTAAAATTCTGATCGGTGGTCCTACAAGCGGATTGTCTCAGGAAAATCTGCAGAAATTTAAAGAAGCGAAAATTGATCTGTTTCAGGATCTGAAATCAGTAACTAAAATCAACAACCGCACTTTGGTGATTGATCCTTTAGCTTCACAAAGAATAACCAATGGAAGAGGAAACTGGCTGGCTGATGCTTTTGATCTTACTTTAAATGATTTAAAAAACAATAAAAAAGGATTCTTTATGATGATTGAAGCTTCCCAGACAGATGGCGGAGGCCATAGCAATAACATAGAACAGCTGGTTACAGAATTACTGGACTTTGACCATGTTGTAGGGAAGGCTATGAAATTTGCTGACGAAAATAAAGAAACTTTAGTGATTGTGGTGGGAGACCATGAAACAGGAGGTTTAACGCTGTTAGACGGAAGTCTGAAAGAAGGCTGGGTATTCGGAAATTTCAGTACGAATGATCATACCTCTATTCCGTCAAGTGTTTTTGCTTACGGACCCAACTCAAAAGAATTCACAGGATTGTTTGAAAACACTGAGATCTTCAACAAAATACTGGCCGCTTACGGAATTAAGAAATAG
- a CDS encoding DUF6705 family protein, protein MKNRLFIFSLLILIFSCKAQVIGTLEQFEECTMRPNHDEGCPDLENITYVKDTNNRLDKLIGIWKGAANGKQYEIKLDKKINYKKNPNDALSWDMIIGRILIKDNQGNIIYNSFKKTDNDTFFWGYNFQKRSYLMHFVGNYDCLESGNVFIETRLNNLNEMSLYYSQDKDGILNPAKCPNFSSFVPLLPQEKMVLTKQ, encoded by the coding sequence ATGAAAAACAGATTATTTATATTTTCGTTATTAATACTGATCTTTTCATGTAAGGCTCAGGTAATAGGAACTTTAGAACAATTCGAAGAATGCACAATGCGTCCTAATCATGATGAAGGCTGCCCTGATTTAGAGAACATCACCTATGTTAAGGACACTAATAATAGACTTGATAAATTAATAGGTATATGGAAAGGGGCCGCCAATGGTAAACAATATGAAATTAAATTAGATAAAAAGATAAACTATAAAAAGAATCCTAATGATGCCCTTTCATGGGACATGATTATTGGGCGTATCTTAATCAAAGATAACCAAGGAAATATTATTTATAATTCATTTAAAAAAACGGATAATGACACCTTTTTCTGGGGGTATAATTTTCAAAAAAGATCATATTTAATGCATTTTGTTGGCAACTATGATTGTTTAGAATCTGGTAATGTATTTATAGAAACCAGATTAAATAATCTTAATGAGATGAGCCTCTATTATTCACAGGATAAAGACGGCATATTAAATCCTGCAAAATGCCCTAATTTCAGTAGCTTCGTGCCTCTATTACCACAAGAGAAAATGGTATTAACAAAACAATAA
- a CDS encoding 3-phosphoshikimate 1-carboxyvinyltransferase, with protein MKLEKSKLSGGKTVQISGSKSISNRLLILESLFSNIKIGNLSNSQDTQLLKKALSENTEVVDIHHAGTAMRFLTSYYSIQEGKTTILTGSGRMKERPIKNLVNALRDLGVEIEYLENEGFPPLKITGKKITQTSVNVPANISSQFITSLLLVAGKLENGLEINLVGEITSRSYIEMTLDILTKFGIQSSFEGNTIKVEPFTPDSNAEVVHYEVESDWSSASYFYSICALGRETIHLKSFYKESTQGDSAIANIYEKFFGIKTTFSEAEHQLTLEPNPDFSFPEKIVLDMNNCPDIAQTLCVTAAALKIPFDISGLGTLRVKETDRLLALYNELEKLGTETEITDLTIKSISFGGPQDNISIKTYQDHRMAMSFAPFCLIRELNIEDEDVVEKSYPMFWKDLESILTH; from the coding sequence ATGAAGCTAGAAAAATCAAAATTATCAGGAGGAAAAACAGTACAGATCAGCGGTTCGAAAAGTATTTCGAATCGTTTATTGATTCTGGAAAGTCTGTTTAGCAATATAAAAATCGGAAATCTATCCAATTCTCAGGATACTCAGTTGCTGAAAAAAGCATTATCTGAAAATACTGAAGTGGTAGACATCCACCATGCGGGAACGGCAATGCGTTTTCTTACTTCTTATTATTCTATTCAGGAAGGAAAGACAACAATTCTTACCGGGTCCGGAAGAATGAAAGAAAGACCGATCAAAAATCTGGTAAATGCTTTGAGGGATCTTGGAGTAGAAATTGAGTATTTGGAGAATGAAGGTTTTCCTCCTTTAAAAATTACAGGAAAAAAGATCACTCAAACTTCTGTGAATGTTCCGGCCAATATTTCAAGCCAGTTTATCACTTCTTTACTTCTTGTTGCAGGAAAGCTTGAAAATGGGCTGGAAATTAATCTTGTGGGAGAAATTACCTCAAGATCTTATATTGAAATGACTCTTGATATTCTGACAAAATTTGGTATCCAAAGCAGTTTTGAAGGAAATACCATCAAAGTAGAACCTTTCACTCCGGACAGCAATGCTGAAGTGGTACATTATGAAGTGGAAAGCGACTGGAGTTCGGCGTCTTACTTCTACTCTATTTGCGCATTGGGAAGAGAAACCATTCACCTGAAAAGTTTTTACAAAGAATCAACGCAGGGAGATTCTGCAATTGCCAATATCTATGAAAAGTTCTTTGGGATCAAGACAACGTTCTCTGAAGCTGAACATCAGCTGACGCTGGAACCTAATCCAGATTTTTCTTTTCCTGAGAAAATTGTTTTGGATATGAACAACTGCCCGGATATTGCACAGACTCTTTGTGTAACGGCAGCAGCTTTAAAAATTCCTTTTGATATTTCAGGGTTGGGAACGTTAAGGGTAAAGGAAACCGACAGACTTCTTGCTTTATATAATGAGCTTGAAAAACTGGGCACTGAAACAGAGATTACAGATTTAACCATTAAATCTATCAGTTTCGGTGGGCCACAGGACAACATTTCTATCAAAACATATCAGGATCATAGAATGGCCATGAGTTTTGCACCGTTTTGTCTGATCAGAGAACTCAATATTGAGGATGAAGATGTAGTAGAAAAGTCTTATCCAATGTTCTGGAAAGATCTTGAAAGTATACTGACTCATTAA
- a CDS encoding RagB/SusD family nutrient uptake outer membrane protein, translating into MKFFNKIFLISGLSVMLLSCTGELDVQPEGTPTEASFWKTENDLITGANAMYKPLFDGEFYGRGLFWFINASDDMVTGRAKSEADNAKNFSSNYIAAGDLETQWNKRYNVIGVANRVIRNVDNIQTSQAIKNKYLGEALFMSSRMYFELSYSYGNEKAGVPIIDRSKDPDPNPIPRAANVMENYTYIVNDLKRAAELLPTQAELPAKDYGRPHKAAAWALLAKVYLFMKDWKNAEFWANEVMTKGNRALLGNFADVFKAENNYSSEYIWSIPGTPKFTAWGSILPGVMLENKGWGEYNGWGYFQPTKELYDEYETGDLRRSASILKIGDKFTFNGKERIYASTNSLTGYQFNKYMDAFKYQLNSGHVSANGDYPCTDLAVPIMRYAEVILIKAEASLMQGKSADQEINMIRVRAGLSPKNGCTMADLKHERRCELAGEWADRHRDLVRWGDAQAAYAKPLHGINGQVVWAARNFNPAVHNVWAVPQAEIVNSHGIIKQNEGW; encoded by the coding sequence ATGAAATTTTTCAATAAAATATTTTTAATATCAGGACTATCTGTAATGCTTTTATCATGTACAGGAGAACTGGATGTTCAGCCGGAAGGAACACCTACTGAAGCCAGTTTCTGGAAAACTGAAAACGATCTGATTACCGGAGCCAATGCCATGTATAAACCTTTATTTGATGGAGAATTTTACGGAAGAGGTCTGTTTTGGTTTATCAATGCCAGTGATGATATGGTAACCGGAAGAGCCAAAAGTGAAGCCGATAATGCAAAAAACTTCAGCAGTAATTACATCGCAGCAGGAGATCTTGAAACTCAATGGAACAAAAGGTACAACGTGATCGGAGTTGCGAACCGTGTGATCCGTAATGTTGATAATATTCAGACCTCACAGGCTATTAAAAATAAATATCTGGGAGAAGCTTTGTTCATGAGCAGCAGAATGTATTTTGAACTTTCCTATTCCTACGGAAATGAAAAGGCAGGAGTACCTATTATTGACCGTTCAAAAGATCCGGATCCAAACCCGATTCCAAGAGCAGCTAATGTGATGGAAAATTACACCTACATTGTCAACGACCTGAAAAGAGCAGCAGAATTATTACCTACTCAGGCAGAACTTCCTGCAAAAGATTACGGAAGACCTCATAAAGCAGCAGCATGGGCACTTCTTGCAAAAGTATATCTGTTTATGAAAGACTGGAAGAATGCAGAATTCTGGGCTAATGAAGTAATGACGAAAGGAAACAGAGCCTTATTGGGTAATTTTGCAGATGTCTTTAAAGCTGAAAATAACTACAGTTCAGAATATATCTGGTCTATTCCTGGAACTCCTAAGTTTACAGCCTGGGGAAGTATTCTTCCGGGAGTAATGCTTGAAAATAAAGGATGGGGAGAATATAACGGATGGGGATACTTCCAACCTACAAAAGAACTCTATGACGAATATGAAACAGGAGATCTTAGAAGAAGTGCTTCCATCCTGAAAATAGGAGACAAATTTACCTTTAATGGTAAGGAAAGAATATATGCTTCTACCAATTCCCTTACCGGATACCAGTTCAATAAATATATGGACGCTTTCAAATACCAGCTGAACAGCGGTCATGTAAGTGCCAACGGAGATTATCCGTGTACAGATCTTGCCGTTCCTATCATGCGTTATGCTGAGGTTATCCTTATCAAGGCAGAAGCTTCACTAATGCAGGGGAAATCTGCAGATCAGGAAATCAATATGATCAGAGTACGTGCAGGTTTATCTCCGAAAAACGGATGTACAATGGCCGATCTGAAACATGAAAGACGTTGCGAACTGGCAGGCGAATGGGCAGACAGACACAGAGACCTTGTACGTTGGGGTGATGCGCAGGCAGCTTATGCGAAGCCTCTGCACGGTATCAACGGACAGGTAGTCTGGGCAGCAAGAAACTTTAATCCAGCTGTACATAATGTTTGGGCAGTTCCGCAGGCTGAAATCGTAAACAGTCATGGAATCATTAAACAAAATGAGGGTTGGTAA
- a CDS encoding SusC/RagA family TonB-linked outer membrane protein produces the protein MNVFKIPVSVTYLTGRVLLIGAISASPMFLAQKKDSLKEKSIDEIVVVGYGTQKKSKVSGAVSEASLDKLTSRSLSGVGEVLQGKAPGVTVVNEGGDPNGAPKVNIRGLGGINGETPLYVVDGVVFNGTPSINPNDIQDISVLKDASAAIYGARSSGGVILITTKKGKKGNLTVDFDVKYGVNQVWRLKESLNAAEFQDVMYKAYENAGKLGSIPIAFNPNQYPDGRITRTDWMKEIFRTGTIQEYNVNVSGGSEKSRYFVGMNHRNLEGILLNTQAKRYNFRVNSEHKVKDWLTIGENMYYNYSDGNTADTKSGYTGALVAAMYYPPNVPVYTPSGAFSGLPIDVAGGYGDMINPVAYLKRISIRNPTHEILINPYAEITLAKDLKFRSNFSQTFKLGDVKNFTYRVLEVGKIFDTNNLEYQSNNSSTALAEQLLTYKISAGQHNFDFLGGFTFQKTIDDGFVAKSYDFRSEAEVFQHLQNAADTNKDVSSYRFKQSLVSYLARVNYDYAGKYIVSLLGRRDGSSLVAKQNRFANYYAVSGAWVVSKENFMKDISWLSSLKLRGSYGILGNLGGISPQAVNPLMTRDNNVIFGQDPSQNIAYYATTRPNPDLKWGKSEQTNFGVDASFLHNSLSLQFDYFVKNSKDQIFNVSLPSTATYNNQYVNAGLFQDKGYELGINYNKIISDDFTFSVGATMSQLKNTVKQLANVDEIFINDNGVRGVLKPTRVKVGDPLYSFYGYKTGGIFQTQEEINNYKDANGNLIQPNAKPGDIKFLKKEGNTGVLNNNDFVNLGSPYPKFSYGFSYNMTWKNFDLNLFFQGVYGNKIFNGMKFISLNPGGTGQNYNMDKDILNAWTPQNTNTDIPRLVHGDPSGNYSKVSDFYVEDGSYLRLKNLTIGYSLPKELYSKLDVNKVRIYMTSNNLFTITKYTGFDPEVGMNSYGVDTGRYPQARSFIFGVEIGL, from the coding sequence ATGAATGTATTTAAAATCCCTGTCTCAGTAACTTATTTAACGGGTAGGGTGTTACTTATTGGTGCAATATCAGCTTCACCGATGTTCCTCGCTCAGAAAAAAGACAGCTTAAAAGAAAAATCCATTGACGAGATTGTTGTTGTTGGATACGGAACACAGAAAAAAAGTAAAGTTTCCGGCGCTGTTTCGGAGGCTTCACTGGATAAGCTTACTTCCAGATCATTATCTGGTGTAGGAGAAGTTCTTCAGGGTAAAGCTCCCGGAGTAACTGTAGTGAACGAAGGTGGAGATCCTAACGGAGCACCTAAGGTAAATATTCGTGGCCTTGGAGGAATCAATGGAGAAACTCCTCTTTATGTAGTAGATGGAGTGGTTTTTAATGGAACTCCTTCTATTAATCCAAATGATATTCAGGATATTTCTGTACTTAAAGATGCTTCTGCAGCCATTTACGGAGCAAGATCTTCCGGAGGGGTTATCCTAATCACCACTAAAAAGGGGAAAAAAGGAAATCTTACAGTAGATTTTGATGTGAAATACGGGGTGAACCAGGTATGGAGACTAAAAGAATCTTTGAATGCTGCGGAATTTCAGGATGTAATGTACAAAGCATATGAAAATGCCGGGAAACTGGGAAGCATACCTATTGCTTTTAATCCTAACCAATATCCGGACGGAAGAATTACCAGAACAGACTGGATGAAAGAAATTTTCAGAACAGGAACTATTCAGGAATATAATGTTAATGTAAGTGGAGGAAGCGAGAAGTCAAGATATTTTGTGGGAATGAACCATAGAAATCTGGAAGGGATCTTACTGAATACTCAGGCAAAACGATACAATTTCAGAGTTAATTCCGAACATAAAGTAAAAGACTGGTTAACGATAGGAGAAAATATGTACTATAATTATTCTGACGGAAATACAGCAGATACCAAGAGTGGGTATACCGGTGCTTTAGTGGCTGCCATGTATTATCCGCCGAATGTTCCGGTATACACACCAAGCGGAGCTTTTTCCGGATTGCCTATTGATGTGGCAGGAGGTTATGGAGATATGATTAACCCGGTAGCTTATCTTAAAAGAATCAGTATCAGAAACCCTACTCATGAGATACTGATCAATCCATATGCGGAAATTACTTTGGCTAAAGATTTAAAATTCCGTTCTAACTTCTCGCAGACATTTAAACTGGGGGATGTAAAAAACTTTACCTACAGAGTTTTGGAAGTAGGAAAAATTTTTGATACCAATAATTTAGAATACCAGTCCAATAATTCTTCCACAGCGCTTGCAGAGCAGTTGTTAACATATAAAATTTCAGCAGGACAGCATAATTTTGATTTCCTTGGAGGTTTTACTTTCCAGAAAACAATTGATGATGGTTTTGTGGCAAAATCGTATGACTTCAGAAGTGAAGCTGAGGTTTTCCAGCACCTTCAGAATGCTGCCGATACTAATAAAGATGTCTCCAGTTATAGATTCAAACAGTCTTTGGTTTCTTATCTGGCGAGAGTAAACTACGATTATGCAGGAAAGTATATTGTAAGTTTATTGGGAAGACGTGATGGTTCTTCACTCGTAGCAAAACAGAACAGATTTGCTAACTATTATGCGGTTTCCGGTGCTTGGGTAGTTTCAAAAGAAAATTTCATGAAGGATATTTCATGGCTTTCCAGTCTGAAATTAAGAGGAAGTTATGGTATTCTGGGTAACCTTGGAGGAATTTCACCGCAAGCTGTGAATCCACTGATGACGAGAGATAATAATGTGATTTTCGGACAGGATCCTTCTCAGAATATTGCTTATTATGCTACAACGCGTCCGAACCCGGATCTGAAATGGGGTAAGTCTGAGCAGACTAACTTCGGGGTAGATGCTTCATTCCTTCACAACAGCCTTTCCTTACAGTTCGATTACTTTGTAAAGAATTCCAAAGATCAGATCTTCAACGTAAGCTTACCAAGTACGGCAACTTATAATAATCAGTATGTGAATGCAGGATTATTCCAGGATAAAGGATATGAATTGGGAATCAATTATAACAAGATTATTTCAGATGACTTTACCTTCTCAGTAGGAGCTACCATGAGTCAACTAAAAAATACGGTGAAGCAGCTTGCCAATGTAGATGAGATCTTCATCAATGATAACGGAGTAAGAGGAGTATTGAAACCAACCCGTGTGAAAGTAGGTGATCCTTTATATTCTTTCTATGGTTACAAGACCGGAGGAATTTTCCAGACTCAGGAAGAGATCAACAATTATAAAGACGCTAACGGAAATCTTATCCAGCCGAATGCTAAGCCGGGAGATATCAAATTCCTGAAAAAAGAAGGAAATACAGGAGTGCTTAATAATAATGACTTCGTCAATCTTGGAAGTCCTTATCCTAAGTTCTCTTATGGATTCTCTTACAATATGACCTGGAAAAACTTTGATCTGAATCTATTCTTCCAGGGAGTATACGGAAATAAAATATTCAACGGAATGAAGTTTATTTCTTTGAACCCAGGCGGAACAGGGCAGAACTACAATATGGATAAAGATATCCTGAATGCATGGACTCCTCAGAACACGAATACTGATATTCCAAGACTGGTACATGGTGACCCAAGCGGTAATTATTCCAAAGTATCAGATTTCTATGTGGAAGACGGATCTTATCTAAGACTGAAGAACCTTACCATCGGTTATTCATTACCAAAAGAACTGTACAGCAAGCTGGATGTAAATAAGGTGAGAATTTATATGACTTCCAACAACCTTTTTACAATTACGAAATATACAGGATTTGATCCTGAAGTAGGAATGAATTCTTATGGAGTAGATACCGGAAGATATCCTCAGGCGCGCTCATTTATCTTTGGAGTGGAGATCGGATTATAA
- a CDS encoding phosphatidylinositol-specific phospholipase C → MKRMTAITLGVVTASIFFSCSNDSLLERDSNENSVASLAKSSNRASLLPIAMNNWMSGLQDNISISKISIPGTHDSGARVDAPVVSGTAKTQDLSIAEQLNAGVRFLDIRCRHIDNAFTIHHGAIYQNLNFDDVLNACYTFLQNNPSETIIMSVKEEYDASNTTRSFEQTFDSYVQKNPTKWDLGANIPTLGSVRGKIKLLRRFSSGTTKGINASPWADNTTFDINNSGVQLKVQDYYKVTNNDDKWNGIFNLLNEAKNDTNGKLFVNFTSGYKPGIFGIPSIPTVSNNINPRLKTFFQNNTQGSFGIMPIDFVNAELSELIVKTNF, encoded by the coding sequence ATGAAACGTATGACAGCCATCACTCTTGGGGTTGTAACTGCGTCTATCTTTTTTTCCTGTTCAAATGACAGCCTGCTGGAAAGAGATTCCAATGAAAACAGTGTAGCTTCTTTAGCAAAATCAAGTAATAGGGCTTCATTATTACCTATCGCTATGAATAACTGGATGTCTGGCCTTCAGGATAATATTTCCATTTCAAAAATTTCAATTCCGGGAACTCATGATTCTGGAGCACGTGTAGATGCCCCTGTTGTCTCAGGTACGGCTAAAACCCAAGACCTCAGCATTGCAGAACAACTGAATGCAGGAGTCCGTTTTCTGGATATACGTTGCAGACATATTGACAATGCTTTCACTATTCATCACGGAGCGATTTACCAAAATCTGAATTTTGATGATGTGCTTAATGCATGCTATACATTCCTTCAAAACAATCCGTCTGAAACCATTATCATGTCTGTAAAAGAAGAATACGATGCTTCCAACACAACCAGAAGTTTTGAACAGACATTTGATTCTTATGTACAGAAAAATCCTACTAAATGGGATCTTGGAGCAAATATTCCTACGCTGGGTTCTGTAAGAGGAAAGATCAAATTGTTAAGAAGATTCTCTTCAGGAACAACTAAAGGAATCAATGCTTCACCATGGGCAGACAATACTACTTTTGACATCAACAATTCCGGGGTGCAGTTAAAAGTGCAGGATTATTATAAAGTAACGAATAACGACGATAAGTGGAATGGAATTTTCAACCTTCTAAATGAAGCGAAAAATGATACAAATGGTAAACTTTTTGTGAATTTCACCAGCGGATATAAACCTGGAATCTTCGGAATCCCAAGTATTCCTACGGTATCCAATAATATTAATCCAAGACTTAAAACATTCTTCCAAAACAATACTCAGGGATCATTCGGTATCATGCCGATTGACTTTGTGAATGCTGAGCTGTCTGAATTAATTGTTAAGACGAATTTCTAA